GAATATTCGACGGATTTGACGCTAAAAGGCCTGATTGACAGGGAATATACGAGGCATCCGTTTCTGGGATACCGGAAGATGACGGATTTCCTGCAAAAGCAAGGGTATAAGATAAACGGAAAACGGGTAAGACGGTTGATGCGGGAAATGGGGATACAGGCGGTCTATCCGAAGCCCAGATTGAGTATACCCGACAAGCAGCATAAAAAGTTCCCTTACTTGTTGAAAGGGATGGAAATAACGCGGGTCAATCAGGTATGG
Above is a window of Brevinematales bacterium DNA encoding:
- a CDS encoding transposase translates to MNLQCRLLGLNRSTVYYRPVREYSTDLTLKGLIDREYTRHPFLGYRKMTDFLQKQGYKINGKRVRRLMREMGIQAVYPKPRLSIPDKQHKKFPYLLKGMEITRVNQVW